A window from Halomicrobium urmianum encodes these proteins:
- the ilvB gene encoding biosynthetic-type acetolactate synthase large subunit, which translates to MSERASVPSEEADEAAEDADSAAEQAPVTTGAQSVVRALENAGAEYVFGVQGGAIMPVYDALYDSEIDHVTMAHEQGASHAADAYGIVSGEPGVCFATSGPGATNLVTGLADANMDSDPVIALTGQVATDLVGNDAFQETDTVGITQPVTKHSYFAGDADTVGDDVGEAFALADEGRQGPTLVDLPKDVTQGETDVEPGEPKAPDTYHPAEEADDANVQEAADVLAEADRPLILSGGGVIKAEASDELRDFAKEYEIPVVTTMPGIGSFPEDHELSLEWAGMHGTGYANMAITNTDCMLAIGTRFDDRLTGGVDSFAPDADVIHVDVDPAEISKNIHADYPLIGDAKAVLRQLYDAMPAEPDADEWREQCRTWKEEYPMAYDTPDDEPLKPQYVVERFSEQADDDAIVTTGVGQHQMWASQFWTFTEPRTWVSSHGLGTMGYGVPSAIGAKIAAPDQEVVCFDGDGSFLMTVQELSVAVRENLDITYVVLNNEAVGMVRQWQDGFFEGRRMASEYPWVPEFDKLAEAFGARGFRLEDYDDVEETIEAAREYDGPSVVDAIIDPEENVFPMVPSGGDNGLFALNEDHLEMI; encoded by the coding sequence ATGAGCGAACGAGCGTCAGTTCCCTCGGAGGAGGCAGACGAGGCCGCCGAGGACGCGGACAGCGCCGCGGAGCAGGCACCCGTTACGACGGGCGCGCAGTCCGTCGTCCGCGCCCTGGAGAACGCCGGAGCCGAGTACGTCTTCGGCGTCCAGGGCGGGGCGATCATGCCCGTCTACGACGCGCTGTACGACTCCGAGATCGACCACGTGACGATGGCCCACGAACAGGGGGCATCCCACGCGGCGGACGCCTACGGCATCGTCTCCGGCGAGCCCGGCGTCTGCTTCGCCACTTCGGGCCCCGGCGCGACGAACCTCGTGACGGGCCTGGCCGACGCCAACATGGACTCCGATCCGGTCATCGCGCTGACCGGGCAGGTGGCGACGGACCTCGTCGGCAACGACGCCTTCCAGGAGACGGACACGGTGGGCATCACCCAGCCCGTCACCAAACACAGCTACTTCGCCGGCGACGCCGACACCGTCGGCGACGACGTCGGTGAGGCGTTCGCCCTGGCCGACGAGGGCCGCCAGGGGCCGACGCTGGTCGACCTCCCGAAAGACGTCACCCAGGGCGAGACCGACGTCGAGCCCGGCGAGCCGAAAGCGCCGGACACCTACCACCCGGCGGAGGAGGCCGACGACGCGAACGTCCAGGAAGCCGCCGACGTGCTGGCCGAGGCCGACCGCCCGCTGATCCTCTCCGGGGGCGGCGTGATCAAAGCCGAGGCGTCGGACGAACTGCGGGACTTCGCGAAGGAGTACGAGATTCCGGTCGTCACGACGATGCCCGGGATCGGTTCCTTCCCGGAGGACCACGAGCTGTCCCTGGAGTGGGCCGGCATGCACGGCACCGGCTACGCCAACATGGCCATCACGAACACCGACTGCATGCTGGCCATCGGGACGCGCTTCGACGACCGCCTGACCGGCGGCGTCGACTCCTTCGCGCCCGACGCGGACGTCATCCACGTCGACGTCGACCCCGCGGAGATCAGCAAGAACATCCACGCGGACTATCCGCTGATCGGGGACGCGAAGGCCGTCCTCCGGCAGCTGTACGACGCCATGCCGGCCGAGCCGGACGCCGACGAGTGGCGCGAGCAGTGCCGGACCTGGAAAGAGGAGTACCCGATGGCGTACGACACGCCGGACGACGAGCCGCTCAAGCCCCAGTACGTGGTCGAGCGGTTCTCGGAGCAGGCGGACGACGACGCCATCGTCACGACCGGCGTCGGACAACACCAGATGTGGGCCTCCCAGTTCTGGACGTTCACTGAGCCCCGCACCTGGGTCTCCAGCCACGGGCTGGGGACGATGGGCTACGGCGTGCCCTCGGCGATCGGCGCCAAGATAGCCGCGCCCGATCAGGAGGTCGTCTGCTTCGACGGCGACGGCTCGTTCCTGATGACCGTCCAGGAGCTGTCCGTCGCGGTGCGTGAGAACCTGGACATCACCTACGTCGTCCTGAACAACGAGGCGGTCGGGATGGTCCGCCAGTGGCAGGACGGCTTCTTTGAGGGCCGGCGGATGGCCTCGGAGTACCCGTGGGTCCCCGAGTTCGACAAGCTCGCGGAGGCCTTCGGGGCGCGGGGCTTCCGTCTGGAGGACTACGACGACGTCGAGGAGACGATCGAGGCCGCCCGCGAGTACGACGGCCCGTCGGTCGTCGACGCCATCATCGACCCCGAGGAGAACGTCTTCCCGATGGTGCCCAGCGGCGGCGACAACGGACTGTTCGCGC